A genome region from Natronobeatus ordinarius includes the following:
- a CDS encoding chemotaxis protein CheC — translation MRLDVNALGVFYRIAREGAGLAAGRLTRMTGVETRVGVTKLNFMRGEEIRRDFEDGSEKVGVRVKLTGGLDGHSIVVFERESAFRIVETLLSESSDEFDQMTQSATTEVGHIMNSGFIDGWADVLETVIDVSTPEFVAGASAEPFFADIEEAPGDDDLALLFQSQIEAVGTEIGFSHYLFPRQETMARLLEQLRTNEGIEYNKLDGFDRMAEQGAEEVAKTATTLTGIETNVEIRRLNFVSLETIPETVSNETLVGVAFEFDGTPSGYLLFLFDEESAYEIADAMIPMGLDENEGFGEMGKSAIMELGNIMASGFLDGWANVLDTAIDHSTPEFIHDIGAAAVDPVIIQLGENQDFAFVFDTVVTADGREFDCDIYAIPDESDLERALNDLDVDRIDETPTTAKFEEVENS, via the coding sequence ATGAGACTCGACGTCAACGCACTGGGTGTGTTCTACCGGATCGCTCGCGAAGGGGCCGGGCTCGCCGCAGGGCGGCTGACGCGGATGACCGGTGTCGAAACGCGAGTCGGCGTGACGAAACTCAACTTCATGCGCGGCGAGGAGATTCGCCGGGACTTCGAGGATGGGTCGGAGAAAGTCGGCGTCCGCGTCAAGCTGACCGGCGGCCTCGACGGGCACTCGATCGTCGTCTTCGAACGCGAGAGTGCGTTTCGGATCGTAGAGACGCTCCTCTCGGAATCGAGCGACGAGTTCGATCAGATGACCCAAAGCGCCACGACCGAGGTGGGCCACATCATGAACAGCGGCTTTATCGACGGCTGGGCCGACGTCTTAGAGACCGTCATCGACGTCTCGACGCCCGAGTTCGTCGCTGGAGCGTCAGCCGAACCCTTCTTCGCCGACATCGAAGAAGCACCAGGTGACGACGACCTCGCGTTGCTGTTCCAGAGCCAGATCGAAGCCGTCGGCACCGAAATCGGCTTTAGCCACTACCTGTTCCCGAGACAGGAGACGATGGCCAGGCTCTTAGAGCAGTTGCGAACGAACGAAGGGATCGAGTACAACAAACTCGACGGCTTCGACCGGATGGCCGAACAGGGTGCCGAGGAGGTCGCGAAGACGGCAACGACGCTTACCGGCATCGAGACGAACGTCGAAATTCGACGACTCAACTTCGTCTCGCTCGAGACCATCCCCGAGACGGTCTCGAACGAAACGCTCGTCGGCGTCGCGTTCGAGTTCGACGGCACGCCGAGTGGCTATCTCCTCTTCCTGTTCGACGAGGAGTCTGCCTACGAGATCGCCGACGCGATGATTCCGATGGGGCTCGACGAAAACGAGGGGTTCGGCGAGATGGGCAAGAGCGCGATCATGGAACTCGGGAACATCATGGCGAGTGGCTTCCTCGACGGCTGGGCAAACGTGCTCGATACGGCGATTGACCACTCTACACCCGAGTTCATCCACGACATCGGCGCCGCCGCAGTCGATCCCGTCATCATCCAGCTCGGCGAGAATCAGGACTTCGCGTTCGTCTTCGACACGGTAGTGACCGCGGACGGTCGCGAGTTCGACTGTGATATCTACGCCATCCCCGACGAGTCGGACCTCGAGCGCGCGCTGAACGACCTCGATGTCGACCGAATCGACGAGACGCCGACGACCGCGAAGTTCGAAGAAGTCGAGAACTCATGA
- a CDS encoding CheR family methyltransferase: protein MTNDDAFTRLLEYVETDLSFATSHYNDSYLDRRVSSRMRRTGIETYEAYLEHLRRDPDEQAALLDSMSINVTEFFRNPDVWEGIREVIRTLASRRTGVHVWSAACADGREPYSLSMLAHDDPQIDESAVTVHATDISEGALETARRGVYEESRTVDLAEQLAFLDDDTRYVDRTNGTFRVREAVKSNVTFERHDLINDRPKSGFDLVICRNLFIYIDAEYKQPILETIANSLRPEGYLVIGKAETIPPDLKSTFAVHDGRLRIYRLERDPIRIQ, encoded by the coding sequence GTGACCAACGACGACGCGTTCACGAGACTCCTCGAGTACGTCGAAACCGACCTCTCGTTTGCGACGAGCCACTACAACGATAGCTACCTCGACAGACGCGTCTCCTCGCGGATGCGACGGACCGGCATCGAGACGTACGAGGCCTACCTCGAGCACCTCCGGCGCGATCCCGACGAACAGGCGGCGCTGCTCGACTCGATGAGTATCAACGTCACCGAGTTCTTCCGAAATCCGGACGTCTGGGAGGGGATCCGCGAGGTGATCAGAACGCTCGCCTCACGGCGCACCGGCGTCCACGTCTGGAGTGCTGCCTGTGCAGACGGGCGTGAGCCCTACTCGCTGTCGATGCTCGCCCACGACGATCCACAGATCGACGAATCCGCCGTCACAGTCCACGCGACCGATATCAGCGAAGGCGCCCTCGAAACCGCGCGCCGTGGCGTCTACGAGGAATCACGGACGGTCGACCTCGCCGAACAGCTCGCGTTTCTCGACGACGACACGCGATACGTCGACCGGACGAACGGCACCTTCCGCGTCCGTGAGGCGGTCAAATCCAACGTCACGTTCGAGCGCCACGATCTCATCAACGATCGGCCCAAGTCCGGGTTCGATCTGGTCATCTGCCGAAACCTGTTCATCTACATCGACGCCGAGTACAAACAACCGATCCTCGAAACGATCGCGAACTCGCTCCGTCCGGAAGGCTATCTCGTGATCGGAAAAGCCGAGACGATTCCGCCGGACCTAAAGTCGACATTCGCCGTCCACGACGGACGACTTCGGATCTACCGGTTGGAGCGCGATCCGATTCGAATCCAGTAG
- a CDS encoding DUF7266 family protein codes for MTGRLRRDDRAVSIAVTHVLTIAVTTLIIAGLMMGTGFLLETEKERSAADSLETIGERLSSQLSSVDRATADGGNVTIEADHPQTVAGAGYTVELTDSCSEQPLLDDEIDHCLILAYQGGDLEVGVPVKVTHNDIDPSSASGGTIEIRSDGDEIYIGGEAA; via the coding sequence GTGACCGGCCGATTGCGCCGTGACGATCGGGCGGTTTCGATTGCGGTAACGCACGTGCTGACGATCGCCGTCACCACGCTGATCATCGCCGGGCTGATGATGGGGACGGGCTTTCTCCTCGAGACGGAGAAAGAGCGCAGTGCCGCGGACTCACTCGAGACGATCGGTGAGCGACTCTCGAGCCAACTCTCGAGCGTGGATCGGGCGACCGCCGACGGGGGGAACGTGACGATCGAGGCCGATCATCCACAGACGGTGGCGGGAGCTGGGTACACGGTCGAATTGACTGATTCGTGCTCCGAGCAGCCGCTGCTCGACGACGAGATTGACCACTGTTTGATCCTGGCTTATCAGGGTGGTGACCTCGAGGTTGGCGTCCCGGTGAAAGTGACGCACAACGACATCGATCCGAGTTCCGCATCGGGCGGGACGATCGAAATTCGGAGTGACGGAGACGAGATTTACATTGGAGGTGAAGCTGCGTGA
- a CDS encoding DUF7289 family protein, whose translation MRGDDRAVSEVLGFVLVFGIIIGSVGLLAFVGFEAMTEYQEGEQLRNAERGMVALADNFNDVLRSDGIDERAGELALREGTITTGSGGAVLNVTVETSDGAEVHPLESGNVSLGTFQYSAGGREDTIAYEGGGVFRGDPSGNVTISEPPVRCDADSGAVVVSLVAIEADDQSLASSNVQEFTAVKQRDESQTVVTDVEEVRLEFLEPSPYQNGWERSLTNDGWSTVDGDVFTCNGDDVGRVSVHVVVIDIEY comes from the coding sequence GTGAGAGGCGATGACCGTGCGGTGAGCGAGGTGCTCGGGTTCGTCCTCGTGTTCGGGATCATCATCGGCTCTGTCGGGCTGCTGGCGTTCGTCGGCTTCGAGGCGATGACTGAGTACCAGGAGGGCGAGCAGCTTCGAAACGCCGAGCGAGGGATGGTCGCCCTCGCGGACAACTTCAACGACGTGCTTCGATCGGACGGCATCGACGAACGGGCGGGTGAACTCGCGTTGCGCGAGGGGACGATCACGACCGGCAGTGGTGGTGCTGTACTCAACGTCACCGTCGAAACGAGCGATGGGGCGGAAGTACATCCGCTCGAGAGCGGCAACGTCTCGCTGGGAACGTTCCAGTATTCCGCTGGCGGCCGAGAGGACACCATCGCCTACGAGGGCGGTGGCGTCTTCCGCGGCGACCCGAGTGGCAACGTCACCATCTCGGAGCCACCGGTCAGGTGTGACGCAGACAGCGGGGCGGTCGTCGTCTCGCTCGTCGCCATCGAAGCCGACGACCAGTCGCTGGCGAGCAGCAACGTCCAGGAGTTCACGGCGGTGAAACAGCGCGACGAGTCACAGACGGTCGTCACCGACGTCGAGGAGGTCAGACTCGAGTTCCTCGAACCATCGCCGTACCAGAACGGCTGGGAGCGGTCGCTGACGAACGACGGCTGGAGCACCGTCGACGGTGACGTGTTCACGTGCAACGGAGACGACGTCGGCCGCGTCTCCGTCCACGTCGTCGTCATCGACATCGAGTACTGA
- a CDS encoding methyl-accepting chemotaxis protein — translation MLGPFRVVIPKFIRRRYALKFAIGLLILGLAIGVAGFLGTGEIAAEVESQAFEEQSALADTEARNFERWHESNLLVTDSLTNHDVIQDGDPSSAYLSTQRDGFSGASHIHYIDDEAGEVVASSYTPLEGRSFDEIDAPWTELPTFDEMDPEEYREARFVGTHTSVVGEEVAVYVQPVEVSRVTAEGTADDFEGTIVYTVSLQSLGDGMLNDDGRIAYVVDQSSETVIVDPTGSSLFEGYGHANILDGASGSATIDRVSDSLEQSLVRDDAHGAADYHRQEYIASYAQIPGEENLYVVVHTPEEQAFGFAYTIQEYGTYLSIGGTLFIVLVGGIIARNTSRSLNHLENQAKRIGEGDLEVEFETKRIDSIGQLYDEFARMRDSLKRQILEAQEAREEAERARVETEKVNAELEAKADEYRRVMRSCAQGDLTARLDPETENESMREIGEEFNLMIGEIEETTANLKAFASEVATRSEQVTASSEEVRSASEQVTSSVQEISDGADRQNESLQSVTHEMNGLSTTTEEIAASSNEVADIAERTAKTGRSGREAAQQAIAGMNQIETESEAAVEEIERLEAEMGQIDELLTFITEIAEQTNMLALNANIEAARSGSSGEGFSVVASEVKELAEETKDAAEDIERRLDRIQTQTERTAEEVQATSQHVSENKASVESAVEALDEIAEYATETNNGVQEISAASQQQAASTQEVVAMVDEAATIAEQTSAESENVAAAAEEQTSSLTEVSQSANDLAGKAVQLSQALDRFDTDADVADLEDGADLEGESAILSEGGDLIDALQADDFGTDGESDEPLEGFTYEEEPMGDDSDDDEPLAVGPADESAASETEPADAFDASRPTESDDATDPLTALEDEFEARDEPLAVDPSDESETVESEPADTVAAGPADQHDEDEEPFAVGPADTDGAESTIESEEAADPLAALGDEPDDDSDGADEAIAVDPVDESEEPVDSLEFDSTDDADDLFDAEPADDVEADGDDSSEHGDESAQEADGDDSSEHGDESAQEADGDDSSEHGDDVFSFGDSR, via the coding sequence ATGTTAGGCCCGTTTCGAGTAGTGATACCGAAGTTTATACGCAGAAGATATGCGTTGAAGTTTGCGATCGGGCTTTTGATCCTCGGCCTCGCCATCGGTGTGGCGGGTTTTCTCGGTACGGGAGAAATCGCGGCGGAGGTCGAAAGCCAGGCGTTCGAGGAGCAATCTGCACTCGCGGATACGGAAGCGCGGAACTTCGAACGGTGGCACGAGTCGAATCTCCTGGTCACTGATTCACTCACCAACCACGACGTTATCCAGGACGGTGATCCCAGCTCGGCGTATCTTAGCACCCAGAGAGACGGGTTTAGCGGGGCGAGCCATATACACTACATCGACGACGAAGCGGGCGAAGTTGTCGCCAGTTCGTACACACCGCTCGAGGGGAGGTCCTTCGACGAAATCGATGCGCCGTGGACCGAGCTCCCAACGTTCGACGAGATGGACCCCGAGGAGTACAGAGAAGCGAGATTCGTTGGGACCCACACGTCCGTCGTCGGTGAGGAGGTTGCCGTCTACGTCCAACCCGTCGAAGTGTCACGGGTGACCGCCGAAGGGACGGCTGACGACTTCGAGGGCACGATCGTCTACACCGTCAGCCTTCAGTCGCTCGGCGACGGCATGCTCAACGACGATGGCCGAATCGCGTACGTCGTGGATCAGTCGTCAGAAACGGTTATCGTCGACCCGACTGGTTCGTCACTATTCGAAGGGTACGGACACGCCAATATACTGGACGGCGCTTCCGGATCGGCCACCATCGACAGGGTTTCGGACTCGCTCGAACAGTCGCTCGTGAGAGACGACGCTCACGGGGCAGCAGACTACCACCGACAGGAGTACATCGCCTCCTACGCACAGATTCCGGGCGAAGAGAATCTCTACGTCGTCGTCCACACCCCCGAAGAGCAGGCGTTCGGATTCGCCTACACCATCCAGGAGTACGGCACTTACCTCTCTATCGGGGGAACACTCTTTATCGTCCTCGTGGGTGGCATCATCGCCCGAAATACCTCCAGGTCGCTCAATCACCTCGAGAACCAGGCCAAGCGGATCGGTGAGGGTGACCTCGAAGTCGAGTTCGAGACCAAGCGCATCGACAGTATCGGGCAACTCTACGACGAATTCGCCCGAATGCGTGACTCCCTGAAACGTCAGATTCTGGAGGCTCAGGAAGCCCGCGAGGAGGCAGAACGCGCTCGCGTGGAAACCGAGAAAGTCAACGCCGAACTCGAGGCAAAAGCAGACGAGTACCGACGCGTGATGCGATCCTGTGCACAGGGAGACCTCACGGCCCGTCTCGATCCCGAGACCGAGAACGAGTCCATGCGCGAGATCGGTGAGGAGTTCAACCTGATGATCGGCGAGATCGAAGAGACGACCGCGAACCTCAAAGCGTTCGCATCCGAGGTCGCGACGCGTTCCGAACAGGTGACTGCGAGTTCCGAGGAAGTCAGGTCGGCGTCCGAACAGGTCACGAGTTCGGTTCAGGAGATCTCCGACGGTGCAGATCGTCAGAACGAGAGTCTTCAGTCGGTCACCCACGAGATGAACGGCCTCTCGACGACGACCGAAGAGATCGCCGCCTCGTCCAACGAGGTCGCCGACATCGCCGAACGGACCGCAAAAACTGGTCGAAGCGGTCGCGAAGCGGCCCAGCAGGCGATCGCCGGGATGAACCAGATCGAGACCGAGTCCGAGGCCGCCGTCGAAGAGATCGAGCGACTCGAGGCGGAGATGGGACAGATCGACGAACTCCTGACGTTCATCACCGAGATCGCCGAGCAGACCAACATGCTGGCGTTGAACGCCAACATCGAAGCCGCCCGCTCGGGATCGTCGGGTGAGGGCTTCTCGGTGGTCGCCAGCGAAGTCAAAGAGCTGGCCGAGGAGACCAAAGACGCAGCAGAGGACATCGAACGGCGCCTCGATCGGATCCAGACCCAGACCGAACGGACGGCCGAGGAAGTCCAGGCGACGAGCCAGCACGTCTCAGAGAACAAGGCGTCCGTCGAGAGCGCGGTCGAGGCGCTCGACGAGATTGCCGAGTACGCGACGGAGACGAACAACGGCGTGCAAGAGATCTCCGCGGCCAGTCAGCAGCAGGCAGCGTCGACCCAGGAAGTCGTCGCGATGGTCGACGAGGCGGCGACGATCGCCGAGCAGACGAGTGCCGAAAGCGAAAACGTGGCCGCTGCAGCCGAAGAGCAGACCTCCTCGCTCACCGAAGTCTCACAGAGTGCGAACGACCTCGCGGGCAAAGCTGTCCAGCTCTCCCAGGCGCTGGATCGCTTCGACACCGACGCCGACGTCGCCGATCTAGAGGACGGCGCCGACCTCGAAGGCGAGAGTGCCATCCTCTCTGAGGGTGGTGATCTGATCGACGCCCTTCAGGCTGACGACTTCGGGACGGATGGCGAGTCGGACGAACCGCTCGAGGGATTCACCTACGAAGAAGAGCCGATGGGTGACGACTCGGACGACGACGAGCCACTCGCAGTGGGACCAGCAGACGAATCGGCGGCCTCCGAGACCGAACCGGCGGACGCGTTCGACGCCAGTCGACCCACTGAATCCGACGACGCGACCGATCCACTCACGGCCTTAGAGGACGAGTTCGAAGCGAGAGACGAGCCACTCGCCGTGGACCCGAGTGATGAATCGGAGACGGTCGAGTCAGAACCTGCTGACACGGTCGCGGCTGGACCGGCCGACCAACACGACGAGGACGAAGAGCCGTTCGCGGTCGGACCGGCCGACACCGACGGAGCGGAGTCCACCATCGAGTCCGAGGAAGCGGCCGACCCGCTCGCGGCTCTCGGTGACGAACCTGACGACGACAGTGACGGAGCCGACGAGGCGATCGCCGTCGACCCCGTCGACGAATCCGAGGAACCGGTCGATTCACTCGAGTTCGACTCGACCGACGACGCAGACGACCTCTTCGACGCGGAACCAGCCGACGACGTCGAAGCCGACGGAGACGACTCGAGCGAACACGGAGACGAATCGGCACAGGAAGCCGACGGAGACGACTCGAGCGAACACGGAGACGAATCGGCACAGGAAGCCGACGGAGACGACTCGAGCGAACACGGAGACGACGTGTTCTCCTTTGGCGACAGTCGCTGA
- a CDS encoding chemotaxis protein CheC: protein MTLMVDIRKLSFINEMAKVGTTGVAENMGKLTGENAQMEVTKTTFVDVDDIESQLEPGKRVGVRVRLLDPPHGHILVLFPEESAKKITALMLRDVVDDMSNVSGKMARSAVEEMGNMMASGFIDGWADVLGRAIDIAAPQLVYASASDVVVRTANLGDDDLALFFDSDLSVPSYQIEAEIYAFPDLEEFVGMVNGIEVGQT, encoded by the coding sequence ATGACACTGATGGTCGACATTCGAAAGTTGAGCTTTATAAACGAGATGGCGAAAGTCGGAACGACCGGCGTTGCCGAGAACATGGGCAAGCTGACGGGCGAAAACGCACAGATGGAGGTCACGAAGACGACCTTCGTCGACGTCGACGACATCGAATCCCAGCTCGAGCCAGGAAAACGAGTCGGCGTTCGCGTTCGACTGCTCGATCCACCGCACGGGCACATCCTGGTCCTCTTCCCAGAAGAGAGTGCGAAAAAGATCACCGCGCTCATGCTTCGTGACGTCGTCGACGACATGTCGAACGTCTCCGGAAAGATGGCTCGAAGTGCGGTCGAGGAGATGGGGAACATGATGGCCAGTGGCTTCATCGACGGCTGGGCTGACGTCCTCGGCCGGGCAATCGACATCGCCGCACCCCAGCTCGTCTACGCCTCCGCAAGCGACGTCGTCGTTCGAACTGCCAATCTCGGCGACGACGACCTCGCGCTGTTTTTCGACTCGGACCTCTCGGTCCCGAGTTATCAGATCGAAGCCGAGATCTACGCGTTCCCCGACCTCGAGGAGTTCGTCGGGATGGTGAACGGGATCGAGGTTGGACAGACATGA
- a CDS encoding chemotaxis protein CheD, whose translation MKTYGTEPGLPDPVQVGIAELAVSEGEDTLKSYGLGSCLAVALYDPDSGIGGLAHVMLPNGDEVENSDEKPGKYADTAIRALLRRMVERGASYTSVKAKIAGGSDMFEFDSFDESVGQRNAEAAKDELEKLGVPLLAADVGGDYGRTVEFTPGTGVLVVRTSNGEGAVTEL comes from the coding sequence ATGAAGACGTACGGAACCGAACCAGGACTTCCAGATCCCGTTCAGGTCGGGATCGCCGAACTGGCCGTGAGCGAAGGCGAGGACACACTCAAGTCCTATGGGCTTGGCTCATGCCTGGCGGTCGCCCTCTACGACCCCGACTCCGGCATCGGCGGACTCGCACACGTCATGCTCCCGAACGGGGACGAGGTCGAGAACAGCGACGAAAAACCCGGCAAGTACGCCGATACGGCGATCCGGGCACTCCTGCGCCGAATGGTCGAGCGGGGGGCGAGCTACACCTCCGTCAAGGCCAAGATTGCCGGCGGCAGCGACATGTTCGAGTTCGATAGCTTCGACGAGAGCGTCGGCCAGCGAAACGCCGAGGCCGCAAAAGACGAACTCGAGAAACTCGGCGTGCCGCTGCTCGCAGCGGACGTCGGCGGAGACTACGGACGGACTGTCGAGTTCACCCCCGGAACGGGTGTCCTCGTCGTCAGAACGTCGAACGGGGAGGGAGCGGTGACCGAGCTGTGA